In Rhodococcus sp. OK302, one genomic interval encodes:
- a CDS encoding 2OG-Fe(II) oxygenase yields MDQFSDLPVRVDSLDWPALIDEIEAIGCAQSGPLLTESECAEIASWYEEIDRFRSTIDMVRYRFGQGEYRYFGEPVPEPIAALRGAFYRKLLPLAREWAFKLGGVALWPDAFEEWIVQCHRAGQIRPTPILLTYGPGDWNALHRDLYGQLVFPLQVVIGLDRPRIDHTGGEFMVVEQRPRAQSKGTVTVLEQGHALIFTTRDRPVLGSRGWSKVPVRHGVSVVRSGFRRTLGLVLHDAE; encoded by the coding sequence ATGGACCAGTTCAGCGATCTGCCCGTTCGTGTCGATTCCCTCGATTGGCCGGCACTGATCGACGAAATCGAGGCGATCGGCTGCGCGCAGAGCGGTCCGTTGCTCACTGAGTCGGAGTGTGCGGAGATTGCGTCGTGGTACGAGGAGATCGATCGTTTTCGCAGCACGATCGACATGGTTCGATACCGCTTCGGGCAAGGGGAGTATCGATACTTCGGTGAGCCGGTACCCGAACCGATCGCGGCGCTACGAGGTGCGTTCTACCGAAAGCTCCTGCCGTTGGCACGGGAATGGGCATTCAAGCTCGGTGGCGTGGCGCTGTGGCCGGACGCTTTCGAAGAATGGATCGTGCAGTGCCACAGAGCCGGCCAAATCCGGCCGACGCCGATTCTTCTGACGTACGGGCCCGGAGATTGGAATGCCCTGCATCGAGATCTCTACGGACAGTTGGTGTTCCCACTGCAAGTGGTGATCGGACTGGATCGGCCGCGAATCGATCACACCGGCGGAGAGTTCATGGTTGTCGAGCAGCGTCCGCGTGCACAGTCGAAAGGTACTGTCACAGTTCTCGAGCAGGGCCACGCACTGATCTTCACGACCCGTGATCGGCCCGTTCTCGGATCTCGTGGGTGGTCGAAAGTGCCTGTGCGGCATGGGGTAAGCGTCGTGAGGTCGGGTTTCCGTCGAACGTTGGGGTTGGTGCTTCATGATGCCGAATAG
- a CDS encoding Ada metal-binding domain-containing protein: MPNRTYVLRGPDNKPYDSETPGLLGGHRKTKIYGRLDCRGAAQAIARGGYVASRVFFADEPTAIAAGYRPCAVCMPEAYVVWKTSSRLRTDPGTRQG; the protein is encoded by the coding sequence ATGCCGAATAGGACGTACGTACTCCGGGGGCCGGATAACAAGCCGTATGACAGCGAGACTCCGGGTTTGCTGGGAGGGCACCGGAAAACCAAGATCTACGGTCGACTTGACTGCCGTGGAGCAGCGCAGGCCATTGCTCGAGGCGGCTACGTGGCGAGTCGTGTCTTCTTCGCAGATGAGCCGACCGCGATTGCGGCCGGCTATCGTCCCTGCGCAGTGTGTATGCCCGAAGCGTATGTGGTGTGGAAGACGTCCTCTAGGCTCCGAACCGATCCCGGTACTCGACAGGGATGA
- a CDS encoding VOC family protein codes for MDWTLEVVIVPVSDLERSIAFYRDQIGFNLDHHTVNEHMTVAQLTPPGSGCSIVIGNLPSQTEMAPGSLKGLQLVVADAAKARAELIERGVDASEVTVFDERDGGTFFGFADPDGNTWAVQQLKVRGEKPLIPVEYRDRFGA; via the coding sequence ATGGACTGGACCCTCGAAGTTGTCATCGTCCCCGTCAGCGATCTCGAACGCTCCATCGCGTTCTACCGGGATCAGATCGGCTTCAACCTCGATCATCACACGGTGAACGAGCACATGACGGTCGCTCAACTCACCCCGCCCGGTTCGGGTTGTTCGATAGTCATCGGCAACCTCCCGTCGCAGACCGAGATGGCGCCGGGATCCTTGAAGGGACTCCAACTCGTGGTTGCCGACGCGGCGAAGGCGAGAGCGGAACTCATCGAGCGCGGTGTCGACGCCAGCGAGGTCACTGTCTTTGACGAACGTGACGGCGGCACCTTCTTCGGTTTTGCCGATCCCGACGGCAATACCTGGGCTGTGCAGCAATTGAAGGTTCGCGGCGAAAAGCCGCTCATCCCTGTCGAGTACCGGGATCGGTTCGGAGCCTAG
- a CDS encoding SDR family oxidoreductase — MKIVIFGTGLIGSQIASTLGEAGHDVAALGRRSGIDTTTGKGIAEAVEGADVVVDLTNSPSWEDDAVRSFFRESTSHILIAEKDAGVRHHVILSIVGADRLPDSGYMRAKVAQEDLVKAGPIPYSIVRSTQFFEFIAGIADAGTVDGTVHATAARLQPIASQDVVAHLAEIVTGAAVNGTTEIAGPEPLGIDELVRRLFAATGDKRTVTTDPDAGYFGARLDDSELTPTPGANAWIAPTTLEQWLQEHV, encoded by the coding sequence ATGAAGATTGTCATATTCGGAACCGGACTCATCGGCAGCCAAATCGCATCGACGCTGGGTGAAGCTGGACATGATGTCGCGGCCCTCGGACGTCGATCCGGAATCGACACCACTACCGGCAAAGGAATTGCCGAAGCAGTCGAGGGCGCCGATGTGGTCGTGGACCTCACCAATTCCCCGTCGTGGGAGGACGACGCCGTACGGTCGTTCTTCCGCGAGTCCACGAGCCATATCCTCATCGCCGAGAAAGATGCCGGAGTGAGGCACCACGTCATCCTGTCGATCGTGGGCGCCGACCGACTGCCCGACTCCGGATACATGCGAGCCAAGGTCGCCCAGGAAGACCTGGTCAAGGCGGGGCCGATTCCCTACTCGATCGTCCGCTCGACCCAGTTCTTCGAGTTCATCGCCGGCATCGCCGATGCCGGGACCGTAGACGGCACTGTCCATGCGACCGCGGCACGCTTGCAGCCGATCGCTTCGCAGGACGTCGTAGCCCACCTCGCCGAGATCGTGACGGGCGCGGCAGTGAACGGCACGACCGAAATCGCCGGCCCCGAGCCTTTGGGTATCGACGAACTTGTCCGGAGACTGTTTGCCGCTACCGGCGACAAACGCACCGTGACAACCGATCCCGACGCCGGATACTTCGGTGCAAGACTCGACGACTCGGAACTCACCCCCACACCGGGCGCCAATGCTTGGATCGCTCCGACCACGCTGGAGCAGTGGCTGCAAGAGCACGTCTAA
- a CDS encoding GMC oxidoreductase codes for MTRTAAQRPNRRSVLRSAAIGLGAVAAGSTLGPLSSLGPLSARAGASPTQLTGKTAVVVGSGFGGAVAALRLGQAGVQTTVLERGRRWPIQADGNTFCTVNEPDGRSAWFSNHPPINQLTRLQTIPRYPGLIDRIAGNGIDAVYGVGVGGGSLAFGAFTPQPRRKDFTQVFPSQIDYDELDRTYYPRAKKMLGTSPLPADLLADPSYKGARAWLDYIKDFGGEPVLHDFCVDWDVVREELAGRKPASYSVGEGPYGTNSGAKNSVDHNYLPSAEATGNVTILPLHEVMEIREISGQDGFEVSVKRIDESGAVLETKTLVVDYVFMAAGSFHTSALLATAKAKGSLPRLNDQVGKGFGNNGDFLIARGLLRRDCGAKQGGPGVALMYDDDNPYGPISMSWEASPFPDIAGGSMMANLIQVISDERGSIDYNPAVGRAELNYPHGEADSDVDARGRNFAGRFHERTETRFGSPATGVPIYTRLADFGSGCTWHGLGGMVMGQAASYEGQVHGYKNLFVVDGSLLPGSSALVNPALTITAVAERCLDHFVESRA; via the coding sequence ATGACCCGCACCGCAGCGCAGCGCCCGAACCGCCGATCCGTTCTACGCAGCGCCGCGATCGGCCTCGGTGCAGTCGCTGCCGGTTCTACTCTGGGACCGCTGTCTTCTCTCGGACCCCTGTCCGCGAGGGCCGGGGCTTCCCCCACTCAACTGACCGGCAAGACCGCGGTGGTGGTCGGCAGTGGATTCGGCGGCGCCGTCGCGGCTTTGCGCCTCGGCCAGGCAGGCGTGCAGACCACGGTCCTCGAACGGGGTCGACGGTGGCCGATCCAAGCTGATGGCAACACCTTCTGCACAGTCAACGAGCCCGACGGTCGATCCGCGTGGTTCAGCAACCATCCGCCCATCAACCAGTTGACCCGGCTGCAGACCATCCCCCGGTATCCCGGCCTCATCGACCGGATCGCGGGCAACGGCATCGACGCCGTCTACGGGGTCGGAGTCGGCGGCGGCTCCCTGGCCTTCGGGGCATTCACCCCGCAGCCCCGGCGCAAGGATTTCACCCAGGTATTCCCCAGTCAGATCGATTACGACGAACTCGACCGGACCTACTACCCGCGCGCCAAGAAGATGCTCGGCACCTCGCCGCTACCGGCCGATCTCCTCGCGGATCCTTCCTACAAGGGCGCCCGAGCGTGGCTCGACTACATCAAGGATTTCGGCGGAGAGCCTGTCCTGCATGACTTCTGCGTCGACTGGGATGTTGTGCGCGAGGAGCTTGCCGGCCGCAAGCCCGCTTCCTATTCCGTCGGTGAGGGCCCCTACGGCACCAACTCCGGCGCCAAGAACAGCGTCGATCACAACTATCTTCCGTCTGCCGAGGCCACCGGCAACGTGACGATCCTGCCGTTGCACGAGGTCATGGAGATTCGCGAGATCTCCGGGCAGGACGGATTCGAGGTTTCGGTCAAGCGGATCGACGAATCCGGTGCGGTACTCGAAACAAAAACCCTCGTCGTCGACTACGTATTCATGGCGGCGGGCTCCTTCCATACCTCCGCCTTGCTCGCGACTGCGAAAGCCAAGGGGTCGCTGCCACGGCTGAACGATCAGGTCGGCAAGGGCTTCGGCAACAACGGCGATTTCCTGATCGCACGCGGCTTGCTGCGCCGAGACTGCGGCGCCAAGCAGGGCGGTCCCGGTGTCGCCTTGATGTACGACGACGACAACCCGTACGGTCCGATCTCGATGTCCTGGGAGGCGTCACCGTTCCCGGACATTGCCGGCGGATCGATGATGGCAAACCTGATCCAGGTCATCTCCGATGAACGCGGCTCGATCGATTACAACCCCGCAGTGGGCCGGGCCGAGTTGAACTACCCGCACGGTGAGGCCGACAGCGACGTCGACGCGCGCGGTCGCAACTTCGCGGGCCGATTCCACGAGCGCACCGAGACCCGATTCGGCTCCCCGGCAACCGGTGTCCCGATCTACACGCGGCTCGCAGACTTCGGATCCGGTTGCACCTGGCACGGTCTCGGCGGCATGGTGATGGGCCAGGCCGCCAGCTACGAGGGTCAGGTCCACGGCTACAAGAATCTGTTCGTCGTCGACGGATCTCTCCTGCCGGGCTCGTCGGCTCTGGTCAACCCGGCGCTGACCATTACCGCTGTCGCGGAGCGCTGCCTCGATCACTTCGTCGAATCCCGCGCCTGA
- a CDS encoding ArsR/SmtB family transcription factor → MILDPAADERLDKAFMALADPIRRRIIARLSTGPLTVNELAEPFQITKQAVSKHIQVLEAAGLVTRSRDAQRRPVHLNAAALEALTAWIDRYRLVHEQQFRKLDHVLNTTQKES, encoded by the coding sequence GTGATCTTGGATCCGGCGGCCGACGAACGCCTCGACAAAGCGTTCATGGCACTCGCAGACCCGATACGGCGGCGGATCATCGCTCGCCTGAGCACGGGCCCCCTGACGGTCAACGAATTGGCCGAGCCGTTTCAGATCACCAAACAAGCTGTCTCCAAGCATATTCAGGTACTCGAAGCCGCCGGGCTGGTGACTCGCAGTCGTGATGCCCAACGGCGTCCGGTACATCTCAACGCTGCCGCTCTCGAAGCTCTGACGGCTTGGATAGATCGCTATCGACTGGTCCACGAACAACAGTTTCGCAAGCTCGATCACGTCCTGAACACCACACAGAAGGAGAGTTAG
- a CDS encoding alpha-ketoglutarate-dependent dioxygenase AlkB family protein, protein MNALIPRPRMEVAPGAVHVPDWLSSDLQRTLVSECRRWATVPVPMRSAVIPGGHKMSVQTVCLGWHWQPYKYTRTADDVNGAPVAPLPDWLIEMGRDAVTEAYGDLGKVYTPDTALINFYDENARMGMHQDKDERTDEPVVSLSIGQSCLFRFGNTSNRNKPYVDLELQSGDLFVFGGPSRFAYHGVPKVIAGSVDPDIGLPAGRLNITLRCTGMS, encoded by the coding sequence ATGAATGCGCTGATTCCCCGTCCTCGGATGGAGGTGGCACCAGGAGCTGTCCACGTTCCCGATTGGCTCAGCTCTGATCTGCAGCGCACGCTGGTGAGCGAATGTCGGCGGTGGGCGACTGTGCCCGTACCCATGCGTTCCGCCGTCATTCCCGGTGGGCACAAGATGTCGGTGCAAACCGTCTGCCTCGGCTGGCACTGGCAACCGTACAAATACACACGCACAGCCGACGACGTGAACGGCGCTCCGGTTGCGCCCCTGCCTGATTGGCTGATCGAGATGGGGCGAGACGCTGTAACCGAGGCGTATGGAGATTTGGGAAAGGTGTACACGCCGGATACTGCGCTGATCAACTTTTACGACGAGAACGCCCGCATGGGAATGCATCAGGACAAAGACGAGCGCACTGACGAACCCGTCGTCTCCCTGAGCATCGGGCAGAGTTGCTTGTTTCGATTCGGGAACACTTCGAACCGAAACAAGCCGTACGTAGATCTGGAATTGCAGTCCGGTGATCTTTTTGTGTTCGGCGGTCCGTCACGGTTTGCGTATCACGGTGTGCCGAAAGTCATTGCAGGGAGCGTAGATCCGGATATCGGATTGCCAGCCGGGCGGCTGAATATCACTTTACGATGTACGGGTATGTCGTGA
- a CDS encoding ABC1 kinase family protein — MPDPTQRPVGPYSSGVPAGALDVRMPDLERFGLPQLWRSAIIAVVLSTSIILALIVWPFRRRGRAIVDAAADGLVDGFITLGPTFVKIGQLVASSSGVFPAPLANACLRCLDDVPPFPADQARDIVESDLGHSISALFAEFDDQPLAAASVAQVHACVLHDGREAVIKIQRPDIYARMLIDLRAAYFGANILEKFVEFLRIANATAIIRDLHAATMTELNSAVEADRQTTFRNNIGAFGDNKGVTTPEVYWDYCGPRVICMERMRGVPLDRFVAGPDGVDEARMLIRRGVKVWLESVIVHGPFHGDVHAGNLWVLDDGRIAMLDFGIVGVLPDTWRTILSDMFRATLIDGDFARVARGIRALGYATDYEVDDDQLGLQVVTALAPILGRDLGELKLSELIMALVNLGKQWGVASPEELVLFGKQLGYFERYATALAPGWVIGQDLYLFKNVFPEDVATKAQQLGITIPD, encoded by the coding sequence GTGCCGGATCCAACGCAACGTCCTGTCGGACCTTACTCGTCAGGCGTCCCTGCCGGTGCCCTCGACGTGCGTATGCCGGACTTGGAGCGCTTCGGCCTCCCCCAATTGTGGCGATCGGCAATTATTGCAGTGGTCCTGTCGACGTCCATCATCTTGGCTTTGATCGTCTGGCCGTTCCGCAGACGTGGACGCGCCATTGTCGACGCCGCTGCTGACGGACTGGTGGACGGCTTCATCACCTTGGGTCCGACGTTCGTCAAAATCGGGCAACTCGTTGCGTCGTCGTCGGGAGTCTTTCCCGCCCCGCTGGCCAATGCGTGCTTGCGTTGCCTTGACGACGTTCCGCCCTTCCCCGCTGACCAGGCCCGTGACATCGTCGAATCAGATCTCGGGCACTCGATTTCCGCACTCTTTGCGGAATTCGACGACCAACCACTCGCGGCAGCATCTGTCGCTCAGGTACATGCGTGTGTCCTGCACGACGGACGCGAAGCCGTCATCAAGATTCAACGACCAGACATTTACGCGCGCATGTTGATCGACCTTCGGGCCGCATACTTTGGTGCGAATATTCTGGAAAAATTTGTCGAGTTTCTTCGAATTGCCAACGCTACTGCCATTATTCGCGATTTGCATGCGGCAACGATGACTGAGCTCAACAGTGCCGTCGAAGCTGATCGCCAAACAACCTTCCGAAACAACATCGGAGCATTCGGCGACAACAAGGGCGTTACGACGCCAGAGGTGTACTGGGATTACTGCGGTCCCCGAGTCATCTGCATGGAGCGTATGCGCGGAGTGCCTCTCGATCGATTTGTCGCCGGCCCGGACGGTGTCGACGAGGCCCGGATGCTCATTCGACGCGGCGTGAAAGTGTGGCTCGAATCCGTCATTGTCCACGGTCCTTTTCACGGCGACGTCCACGCCGGGAACCTGTGGGTGCTCGACGACGGCCGCATTGCGATGCTCGATTTCGGCATAGTCGGCGTTCTCCCTGACACGTGGAGGACAATCCTCTCGGATATGTTCCGCGCAACGTTGATCGACGGTGATTTCGCCCGCGTCGCACGAGGTATTCGCGCCTTGGGATATGCCACGGACTACGAGGTGGACGACGACCAACTCGGCTTACAGGTTGTCACCGCGCTGGCTCCGATTCTGGGACGTGATCTGGGTGAACTCAAGCTGAGCGAACTCATCATGGCGCTCGTCAACCTGGGCAAGCAGTGGGGTGTTGCGAGTCCAGAGGAATTGGTCCTTTTCGGCAAGCAACTCGGGTACTTCGAGCGGTACGCAACGGCTCTCGCTCCGGGCTGGGTGATCGGCCAGGACCTCTATCTCTTCAAGAATGTCTTCCCCGAAGATGTTGCCACCAAAGCGCAGCAATTGGGTATCACAATCCCTGATTGA
- a CDS encoding HNH endonuclease signature motif containing protein yields MSVNTVVADVVTGSAVNVRGMLWRLRPCDVRDVAVTASAEILRLEAIRVAAVDELALHPDEPVLCYRGVGRWLAANTMLQNAAGIKIAALGVALRAFPDIAAQFDAGDLTVDHAALITGFCESPPKGMPDRALPHCMKTLLAAASGVEATTTKLRYAIAVLERIFESEDIPAGEDDDRNELRIAPTLNGRVVIKGEFDALTGEMLLSALSGLSMPTPAADGTPDARSAAKRTADALTELIRRYLDNAATGVDGGQRPHVNVHVSAKDLAEHRDCASTSTSRSASPDDETDVEDVPVWSFDDLDDLDVGHMPWMGPLSITRTRMLACDCMLSTVLLDEHGAPLDVSPLKRLVSAAQRTALIARDKGYAFPSCDAVPAWCDAHHIEPWSKGGLTVMGNLTLLCRSHHTLIHRKAGFAGQWEIKMGSDRKPWFIPPAGIDPEQRPRRSTLPPGPVLRT; encoded by the coding sequence ATGAGCGTCAATACCGTAGTTGCCGATGTTGTGACTGGTTCTGCTGTGAATGTGCGCGGCATGCTGTGGCGGTTGCGGCCGTGCGACGTGCGGGATGTTGCGGTCACCGCATCAGCGGAAATCCTTCGGCTGGAAGCCATTCGGGTTGCCGCGGTCGACGAGTTGGCGCTTCATCCGGACGAGCCGGTGCTGTGTTACCGCGGTGTCGGCCGCTGGCTGGCCGCCAATACGATGCTGCAGAATGCGGCCGGAATCAAGATCGCCGCCCTCGGGGTGGCCTTGCGAGCATTCCCGGATATCGCGGCGCAGTTCGATGCCGGGGATCTCACCGTCGACCATGCCGCGCTGATCACCGGGTTCTGCGAGTCTCCACCGAAAGGGATGCCGGACCGCGCGCTGCCGCACTGCATGAAAACGCTGCTCGCGGCAGCCTCCGGGGTGGAGGCGACCACCACGAAACTCCGCTACGCCATCGCGGTGTTGGAGCGGATCTTCGAATCCGAAGACATCCCGGCTGGGGAGGACGACGATCGCAACGAACTACGTATCGCGCCGACGTTGAACGGTCGGGTGGTGATCAAAGGTGAGTTCGATGCGTTGACCGGCGAAATGCTCTTGTCGGCGTTGTCGGGGTTGTCGATGCCGACCCCTGCCGCGGATGGGACTCCGGATGCTCGGTCGGCTGCGAAGCGGACGGCGGATGCGTTGACGGAGTTGATTCGTCGGTATCTCGATAATGCTGCGACGGGGGTGGATGGTGGTCAGCGTCCGCATGTGAATGTGCATGTGTCGGCGAAAGATCTTGCGGAGCATCGGGACTGCGCTAGTACTTCAACTTCTCGCTCGGCTTCTCCCGATGACGAGACTGACGTCGAAGACGTGCCGGTGTGGAGCTTCGACGATCTCGACGATCTTGATGTCGGGCACATGCCGTGGATGGGCCCGCTGAGTATCACCCGTACCCGGATGTTGGCGTGCGATTGCATGCTCTCGACGGTGCTCCTCGACGAACACGGCGCCCCGCTCGATGTCAGTCCGCTGAAGCGGTTGGTGTCGGCGGCGCAGCGGACGGCGTTGATCGCCCGCGACAAGGGGTATGCGTTCCCGTCGTGTGATGCGGTGCCGGCGTGGTGCGACGCGCACCATATCGAGCCGTGGTCGAAGGGCGGGTTGACGGTGATGGGCAACCTCACCTTGCTGTGCCGGTCCCATCACACCTTGATTCACCGTAAGGCCGGTTTTGCGGGGCAGTGGGAAATCAAGATGGGGTCCGATCGGAAGCCGTGGTTTATTCCGCCGGCGGGGATCGATCCGGAGCAGCGGCCGCGGCGATCAACCCTGCCGCCCGGTCCGGTGCTGCGCACGTGA
- a CDS encoding PucR family transcriptional regulator, which translates to MHPAAVTMTEHEPADKGVGAGAATLGTLVSSLDSSVIELLDSPDGLGVEIRSMTLLETGDIEDPETIGAIADVYLPVGISVDVLITWLQAFEGHQRRPKLMLVKNARPEVALRNAAKKSRIALAAVHPKASSGHIYSLIQKLLTQSTYRSRSAESSAATGDSDLFALSETVAELTGGLVTIDDNALHILAYSAGHEGEDDLRQRSILGREWPSAYTQWLDEQGTFEHLRRSDLVVDVPAEPKIGAAQRLAVSIRRPDQRADTTSDAQQQHLGTIWVQSTDKPLADDSDEVLRGAAAVASRILIRTLDASSRESTQVQRLFGAMGGGIDVTSLADSLSLSIEGPAALVGFSTGDQTPADLQRLTNSLRLHASAFRRDAVTTHIVDRVYVLFPHAEEDALIGEWAVDTVRHLETRSQVVARAAVAVMIPRLYGVPEARREVDRVLDVPGDKPSRVTTLAASRTAVLLGEILDLVGSHDRLRDPRVDRLLSYDDKNSSDMQFTLATYLAAFGDVKKAAALLNVHTNTLRYRVRRAEQIMGISLDESDTRLLTELQLALLARGPAEPERLSPDA; encoded by the coding sequence GTGCATCCAGCAGCCGTCACGATGACAGAGCACGAACCAGCCGACAAAGGAGTCGGTGCTGGTGCCGCGACCCTCGGTACGCTCGTCAGCTCTCTCGACAGTTCCGTGATCGAGTTACTCGACAGCCCGGATGGTCTCGGGGTCGAGATACGCTCGATGACACTCCTCGAGACTGGCGATATCGAAGATCCGGAAACCATCGGGGCAATTGCCGATGTCTATCTGCCGGTCGGGATTTCCGTTGATGTATTGATCACCTGGCTACAGGCATTCGAGGGGCACCAACGTCGCCCCAAGCTGATGTTGGTCAAGAATGCGCGCCCAGAAGTTGCGCTCCGGAATGCGGCAAAGAAATCACGGATCGCCCTCGCTGCCGTTCACCCGAAAGCCAGCTCCGGACATATCTATTCACTGATACAGAAATTGCTCACGCAGAGCACATATCGCTCGCGTTCCGCCGAGAGTTCCGCGGCTACCGGCGATTCCGACCTGTTCGCCCTCTCAGAAACCGTCGCAGAACTGACCGGCGGTTTGGTGACAATCGACGACAACGCCCTCCATATCCTGGCGTATTCCGCGGGCCATGAGGGTGAGGACGATCTGCGACAACGATCGATCCTCGGTCGAGAATGGCCGAGCGCGTATACCCAATGGCTCGACGAGCAAGGAACCTTCGAGCATCTACGACGCTCGGACCTCGTCGTAGATGTACCGGCCGAACCGAAAATCGGTGCCGCTCAACGATTGGCAGTGAGCATTCGGCGTCCGGATCAAAGAGCTGACACCACTTCGGATGCGCAACAACAGCATCTCGGAACGATCTGGGTACAGAGCACAGACAAGCCACTCGCCGACGATTCCGATGAGGTACTGCGCGGCGCGGCGGCAGTAGCGTCACGCATCCTGATCAGAACGCTCGACGCATCCAGTCGCGAGAGCACACAAGTGCAGCGCTTGTTCGGCGCAATGGGCGGCGGAATCGATGTCACGTCCCTAGCCGACTCCCTGTCATTGTCCATTGAAGGCCCCGCAGCGCTAGTAGGTTTTTCGACCGGCGATCAGACGCCGGCCGATCTACAGCGGCTGACCAATTCACTGCGACTGCACGCCAGCGCTTTTCGACGCGATGCCGTCACCACGCACATAGTCGACCGGGTGTATGTGCTCTTCCCCCACGCGGAGGAAGACGCACTGATCGGCGAATGGGCCGTTGATACCGTCCGGCACTTGGAAACTCGTTCGCAGGTTGTCGCACGTGCTGCGGTCGCTGTGATGATTCCACGCTTGTACGGAGTCCCCGAGGCCCGCAGAGAAGTCGACCGTGTACTCGACGTTCCCGGGGACAAACCTTCTCGGGTAACAACACTGGCGGCGTCCCGCACGGCGGTCCTGCTCGGCGAGATCCTCGATTTGGTGGGCAGTCACGACCGTCTTCGCGATCCGAGGGTTGATCGACTCCTTTCCTACGACGACAAGAACTCTTCCGACATGCAGTTCACACTCGCGACCTATCTCGCTGCGTTCGGTGACGTGAAAAAGGCTGCGGCACTGCTGAATGTTCACACCAATACATTGAGATACCGCGTCCGTCGCGCCGAGCAAATCATGGGCATCTCGCTCGACGAATCGGATACTCGACTCCTGACAGAGCTGCAATTGGCACTCCTCGCCCGTGGGCCGGCTGAGCCCGAGCGCCTAAGTCCCGATGCCTAA
- a CDS encoding SRPBCC family protein, whose amino-acid sequence MGTTTNPVIITAPEGVPFIDITREFDAPVSAVFRAHSDPDLVKQWLGPNGYEMEVEEYTFASGGRYKYIHRNPEGEEYRFNGVFHVVRDNEFVIQTFEYEGFPDVVSIESMTFEDLDNGRTRLSGHSVYPSLEARDGMIASNMELGVREGYERLDKIVTQL is encoded by the coding sequence ATGGGTACCACCACCAACCCTGTCATCATCACGGCTCCTGAGGGAGTGCCGTTTATCGACATCACCCGCGAGTTCGACGCACCGGTCAGTGCGGTGTTCCGGGCCCATTCGGATCCTGACCTGGTCAAGCAGTGGCTCGGACCCAACGGATACGAGATGGAAGTCGAGGAGTACACCTTCGCCAGTGGTGGCCGATACAAGTACATCCACCGCAATCCCGAGGGTGAGGAGTACAGGTTCAACGGAGTGTTTCACGTGGTTCGCGACAATGAATTTGTCATCCAAACTTTCGAATACGAAGGCTTCCCCGATGTCGTCAGCATCGAATCCATGACGTTCGAAGACCTCGACAACGGCCGTACTCGCCTCTCCGGTCATTCCGTGTACCCGAGTCTCGAAGCGCGCGACGGCATGATTGCGAGCAACATGGAACTCGGCGTCCGCGAAGGCTACGAGCGCTTGGACAAGATCGTCACACAGCTCTGA